A genomic region of Micromonospora sp. NBC_01796 contains the following coding sequences:
- a CDS encoding ABC transporter permease, protein MLLRNPFTKALFDTRRSLFGWTVAIVAVGAMYASFWPTMQNPEMAEALAAYPEGLLEAFNYSDLTTAAGYLGGAVYGLLVPLLVTVFAIAAGTRAIAGDEEAGTLDLLLAHPVGRARLALHRYAALLLGLVLICGLLALVMIALSGPAEFEGVGAGALAAISLQLALFGATFGALAFAIGGATGSRAAALGGAAAVAVLAYLANSVLPQVDGLAWAQNLSPFHWYLSGDPLVNGLQTTGPLLLLATTTLLVAAGTYLFTRRDIAV, encoded by the coding sequence ATGCTGTTGCGTAACCCGTTCACGAAGGCTCTGTTCGACACCCGCCGGTCCCTGTTCGGCTGGACCGTGGCGATCGTCGCCGTCGGCGCCATGTACGCGTCCTTCTGGCCGACGATGCAGAACCCGGAGATGGCGGAGGCGCTGGCCGCGTACCCGGAAGGGTTGCTGGAGGCGTTCAACTACAGCGACCTGACCACTGCCGCCGGTTACCTCGGCGGAGCCGTCTACGGGCTGCTCGTACCGTTGCTGGTGACCGTCTTCGCGATCGCCGCCGGCACCCGCGCGATCGCGGGGGACGAGGAGGCCGGGACCCTCGACCTGCTGCTCGCCCACCCGGTCGGCCGGGCCCGGCTCGCCCTGCACCGGTACGCCGCCCTGCTGCTCGGGTTGGTGCTGATCTGCGGCCTGCTCGCCCTGGTGATGATCGCCCTGAGCGGACCGGCCGAGTTCGAGGGTGTGGGGGCCGGCGCACTGGCCGCGATCAGCCTCCAACTCGCCCTGTTCGGGGCCACCTTCGGCGCGCTCGCCTTCGCCATCGGCGGCGCCACCGGCAGCCGCGCAGCGGCCCTGGGCGGCGCAGCCGCCGTAGCCGTCCTCGCCTACCTGGCCAACTCCGTCCTCCCCCAGGTGGATGGTCTCGCCTGGGCCCAGAACCTCTCCCCCTTCCACTGGTACCTGTCCGGCGACCCCTTGGTGAACGGCCTCCAAACCACCGGCCCGTTACTCCTCCTAGCCACCACAACACTCCTGGTCGCCGCCGGCACCTACCTCTTCACCCGCCGCGACATCGCCGTGTAA
- a CDS encoding CGNR zinc finger domain-containing protein — MAGVITLHHPDGQVFDFDAGTLCLELVCTTGGEGFRARFEVLHSPADIVTWAALSRLDLAAHGVDPAEVDAGPEDLADLRRLREAIWSVAFTVATTGADGSPGEGSTGDAPAVGGGRFGAELAVINELAGGRGLVPRWDPVTGAAGWQRPVTAGQFVTEIARDAVRIFGTAAIDRVRRCAGDNCALLYLDTSRPGRRRWCSMQRCGNRHKVAGHRRRQQTVIP, encoded by the coding sequence ATGGCCGGCGTCATCACCCTGCACCACCCGGACGGGCAGGTCTTCGACTTCGACGCCGGAACGCTCTGCCTGGAGCTGGTCTGCACCACCGGCGGCGAGGGGTTCCGGGCCAGGTTCGAGGTGCTGCACAGCCCGGCCGACATCGTCACCTGGGCCGCGCTCAGCCGGCTCGACCTGGCGGCACACGGGGTGGATCCGGCCGAGGTCGACGCCGGTCCCGAGGACCTGGCCGACCTGAGGCGACTCCGCGAGGCGATCTGGTCGGTCGCGTTCACCGTGGCGACGACGGGCGCCGACGGCTCGCCGGGCGAGGGGTCGACCGGTGACGCGCCGGCCGTGGGCGGGGGGCGGTTCGGGGCCGAGTTGGCGGTGATCAACGAGTTGGCGGGCGGGCGTGGGCTGGTGCCGAGGTGGGATCCGGTGACCGGGGCGGCCGGTTGGCAGCGGCCGGTCACCGCCGGTCAGTTCGTCACCGAGATCGCCCGCGACGCGGTACGGATCTTCGGCACCGCCGCCATCGACCGGGTACGCAGGTGCGCCGGGGACAACTGTGCCCTGCTCTACCTGGACACGTCCCGCCCCGGCCGGCGGCGCTGGTGTTCGATGCAGCGGTGCGGCAACCGGCACAAGGTCGCCGGCCACCGCCGCCGACAGCAGACCGTCATTCCGTAA
- a CDS encoding ABC transporter ATP-binding protein, whose translation MTESAISTENLTKTYGRNRGLTGLDLRVEPGEVYGFLGPNGSGKSTTIRILLDLIRPTSGRVRVLGADPRTHGVQLRRRIGYLAGDFVVDGRQTGRDLLTYLGNLRGGVPRSRIDDLAQRLGLDLDRRIKGLSKGNRQKIGVVQAFMHSPELLILDEPTSGLDPFLQQEFVAMVREAKAAGQTVFMSSHVMSEVQQTADRVGIIREGRLITVERVEELRERAVRQVEIVFEEPVGTEEFASLPNISDVTVAGHTLRCRLDGRADALVKAASRHTVLSLRAEEPDLEELFFGYYSETGHSDSGQEAHHAVA comes from the coding sequence ATGACCGAATCGGCCATCAGCACCGAGAACCTCACCAAGACGTACGGCCGCAACCGTGGCCTGACCGGACTGGACCTGCGGGTCGAGCCCGGTGAGGTGTACGGGTTCCTCGGCCCCAACGGCTCCGGCAAGTCCACCACCATCCGGATCCTGCTCGACCTGATCCGCCCCACCTCCGGTCGCGTACGCGTCCTCGGCGCCGACCCGCGCACCCACGGCGTACAACTGCGTCGGCGGATCGGTTACCTCGCCGGTGACTTCGTGGTCGACGGGCGGCAGACCGGGCGGGACCTGCTCACCTACCTCGGGAACCTGCGCGGCGGGGTGCCCCGGTCCCGGATCGACGACCTCGCGCAGCGGCTCGGGCTCGACCTCGACCGCCGGATCAAGGGCCTGTCCAAAGGCAACCGGCAGAAGATCGGTGTGGTGCAGGCGTTCATGCACTCCCCCGAGCTGCTCATCCTGGACGAGCCGACCAGCGGGCTGGACCCGTTCCTGCAACAGGAGTTCGTCGCCATGGTCCGGGAGGCGAAGGCCGCCGGGCAGACCGTCTTCATGTCCTCGCACGTGATGAGCGAGGTGCAGCAGACCGCCGACCGGGTGGGGATCATCCGGGAGGGACGGCTGATCACCGTCGAGCGGGTCGAGGAGCTGCGCGAACGCGCCGTACGCCAGGTCGAGATCGTGTTCGAGGAGCCGGTCGGTACGGAGGAGTTCGCCTCGCTGCCGAACATCAGTGACGTGACCGTGGCCGGGCACACCCTGCGGTGCCGGCTGGACGGCCGGGCCGACGCGCTGGTCAAGGCGGCGAGCCGGCACACCGTACTGAGTCTGCGGGCCGAGGAGCCCGACCTGGAGGAGTTGTTCTTCGGCTACTACAGCGAGACCGGGCACAGCGATAGCGGGCAGGAGGCGCATCATGCTGTTGCGTAA
- a CDS encoding alkaline phosphatase D family protein gives MSVSRRTLLLGGAAVGAVGAVGGLPAAAGATPARPLREDPFTLGVASGDPDHEGFVLWTRLAPQPLAEDGLGGMPARTVPVRWELAADERFRRVVRTGTALARPQAAHSVHVELDGLAAGREYFYRFHVERYTSPVGRTRTAPPPWSVGGALAMAFVSCSQYEHGYFTAYKRLAEADPDLILHLGDYQYEYAPDTYNIPGGNPRDHEGPETRTLANYRQRHAQYKTDADLQAAHLVAPWLVVFDDHEVENNWADDVPEAADPEFPARRAAAFQAYYENMPLRRTSIPRGIDMQLYRRVQWGRLATFHMLDTRQYRDDQGCGDGYKDCPAAVDPARSITGAAQERWLIDGFRRSSARWDILGQQVFFAQRDNNAGPATVTSMDSWDGYVASRDRITRGWLGAGVRNPVVLTGDVHAHWASDLKLDYADPTSRTVGTELVCSSITSGGDGADSVPSEHPFLGINPHLRFYNNQRGFVLTKITNEHLKADFEVLPYVSTPDAPAYTRASFVIEDRVPGLHQTYDRPLDPAPAATQRQSLATPDTTAQETARP, from the coding sequence GTGTCAGTTTCTCGACGTACTCTGCTGCTCGGTGGGGCGGCGGTCGGTGCCGTCGGCGCGGTGGGCGGGTTGCCTGCCGCTGCCGGTGCTACGCCGGCTCGGCCGCTGCGGGAGGACCCGTTCACGCTCGGGGTGGCCTCCGGTGACCCCGACCACGAGGGGTTCGTGCTCTGGACCCGGCTCGCCCCGCAGCCCCTGGCCGAGGACGGTCTCGGCGGCATGCCGGCCCGTACCGTGCCGGTCCGCTGGGAACTCGCCGCCGACGAGCGGTTCCGCCGGGTCGTACGCACCGGCACCGCGCTCGCCCGCCCGCAGGCGGCACACAGTGTCCACGTCGAACTCGACGGCCTGGCGGCCGGGCGCGAATACTTCTACCGGTTCCACGTCGAGCGGTACACCTCGCCGGTCGGCCGGACCCGTACCGCACCCCCGCCGTGGAGCGTCGGTGGGGCCCTGGCGATGGCGTTCGTCTCCTGCTCGCAGTACGAGCACGGGTACTTCACCGCGTACAAGCGGCTGGCCGAGGCCGACCCGGACCTGATCCTGCACCTCGGCGACTACCAGTACGAGTACGCCCCGGACACGTACAACATCCCCGGCGGGAACCCGCGCGACCACGAGGGTCCGGAGACCCGCACCCTGGCCAACTACCGGCAGCGGCACGCTCAGTACAAGACCGACGCCGACCTCCAGGCCGCCCACCTGGTGGCGCCGTGGCTGGTGGTCTTCGACGACCACGAGGTGGAGAACAACTGGGCCGACGACGTACCCGAGGCGGCCGACCCGGAGTTCCCGGCCCGGCGGGCGGCGGCGTTCCAGGCGTACTACGAGAACATGCCGCTGCGGCGTACGTCGATCCCGCGCGGGATCGACATGCAGCTCTACCGGCGGGTGCAGTGGGGCCGGCTGGCCACGTTCCACATGCTCGACACCCGGCAGTACCGGGACGACCAGGGGTGCGGCGACGGTTACAAGGACTGCCCGGCGGCGGTCGACCCGGCCCGTTCGATCACCGGGGCCGCCCAGGAGCGGTGGCTGATCGACGGGTTCCGCCGCTCGTCGGCCCGCTGGGACATCCTCGGCCAGCAGGTCTTCTTCGCCCAGCGGGACAACAACGCCGGCCCGGCGACGGTGACCAGCATGGACTCCTGGGACGGGTACGTCGCCTCCCGTGACCGGATCACCCGGGGCTGGCTCGGCGCGGGCGTACGCAACCCGGTGGTGCTCACCGGCGACGTGCACGCCCACTGGGCCAGTGACCTCAAGCTCGACTACGCCGACCCGACCTCGCGTACGGTCGGCACCGAACTGGTCTGCTCCTCGATCACCTCGGGCGGGGACGGCGCCGACTCGGTCCCGTCGGAGCACCCGTTCCTCGGGATCAACCCGCACCTGCGGTTCTACAACAACCAGCGGGGCTTCGTCCTCACGAAGATCACCAACGAGCACCTGAAGGCCGACTTCGAGGTCCTGCCGTACGTGAGCACCCCGGACGCCCCCGCGTACACCCGCGCCTCGTTCGTGATCGAGGACCGCGTCCCCGGCCTCCACCAGACCTACGACCGCCCCCTCGACCCCGCCCCGGCCGCCACCCAGCGCCAGTCCCTCGCCACCCCCGACACCACCGCGCAGGAGACCGCCCGCCCCTAA
- a CDS encoding GbsR/MarR family transcriptional regulator gives MVEFSPERRYVEDAGIVLTGLGLPPAYGKVLGWLLICDPPYATATEIAEMTGLSKGSVSTGIRMLESTGLVRKVANPGRRGIAWELMPDAFTRVAESERFRLFRQLMDRGIELLGGEQSPLTDRLVYTRDLYAFVERELPGFIERFKTEHARKMARPEAGDR, from the coding sequence GTGGTCGAGTTCTCCCCCGAACGTCGTTACGTCGAGGACGCCGGCATCGTGCTGACCGGACTGGGCCTGCCGCCCGCGTACGGCAAGGTCCTCGGTTGGCTCCTGATCTGCGACCCGCCGTACGCGACCGCCACCGAGATCGCCGAGATGACCGGCCTGTCCAAGGGCTCGGTCAGCACCGGGATCCGGATGTTGGAGAGCACCGGCCTGGTCCGGAAGGTGGCCAACCCCGGCCGGCGCGGCATCGCCTGGGAGCTCATGCCCGACGCGTTCACCCGGGTCGCCGAGTCCGAACGGTTCCGCCTCTTCCGTCAACTGATGGACCGGGGCATCGAACTGCTCGGCGGCGAACAGTCACCGCTGACCGACCGGCTCGTCTATACCCGCGACCTCTACGCCTTCGTCGAACGGGAGCTACCCGGCTTCATCGAACGGTTCAAGACCGAACACGCCCGGAAGATGGCGCGACCGGAGGCGGGCGACCGCTAG
- a CDS encoding YjbQ family protein, which translates to MHTEVITVRTGSRPVVRDITREAQRFVDGQGDGLLHVFVPHATAGLALIETGSGSDDDLLSALDDLLPTDDRWRHRHGSPGHGRDHVLPAFVPPYATVPVLAGQLALGTWQSICLVDPNGDNPTRQVRFSFLPA; encoded by the coding sequence ATGCACACCGAAGTCATCACTGTCCGGACCGGCTCCCGTCCCGTGGTCCGGGACATCACCCGGGAAGCCCAGCGGTTCGTCGACGGTCAGGGCGACGGCCTGCTGCACGTCTTCGTCCCGCACGCGACCGCCGGACTGGCGCTCATCGAGACCGGCTCCGGGTCCGACGACGACCTGCTCAGCGCCCTGGACGACCTGCTGCCGACCGACGACCGCTGGCGGCACCGGCACGGCTCGCCCGGCCACGGCCGCGACCACGTTTTGCCCGCCTTCGTGCCCCCGTACGCGACGGTTCCGGTGCTCGCCGGGCAGTTGGCCCTCGGCACCTGGCAGTCGATCTGCCTGGTCGACCCGAACGGCGACAACCCCACCCGCCAGGTCCGCTTCTCCTTCCTCCCCGCCTGA
- the aceE gene encoding pyruvate dehydrogenase (acetyl-transferring), homodimeric type: protein MATERKRPVISDGLPSQLPDIDPEETSEWVESLDGVIDERGAKRARYVMLRLLERARERQVGVPPLTTTDYINTIPPEREPWFPGDEHVERRIRAYIRWNAAMLVHRAQRPEIGVGGHISTYASSASLYEVGFNHFFRGKNHPGGGDHIFYQGHGSPGMYARAYLEGRLSEHQLDGFRQELSHPGGGLPSYPHPRLMPDFWEFPTVSMGLGGMNAIYQARFNRYLHNRGIKDTSQQHVWAFLGDGEMDEPESLGAIGVAAREELDNLTFVINCNLQRLDGPVRGNGKVMQELESFFRGAGWNVIKVVWGREWDPLLAADTDGALVNLMNTTPDGDYQTYKAESGAYVREHFFGRDQRTRKLVEHMSDDEIWNLKRGGHDYRKLYAAYKAATEHTGQPTVILAKTIKGWTLGSHFEGRNATHQMKKLTLDDLKSFRDRLYLDIPDSALESNPYLPPYYHPGEKSEELAYLRERRQQLGGYLPSRRTEGKKLAIPGPERFADVKRGSGKQKIATTMAFVRLLKDVMKDREFGKRWVPIIPDEARTFGMDSLFPTQKIYSPHGQKYTSVDRELFLSYKESTTGQILHEGINEAGSVASFTAAGSSYATHDEPMIPLYIFYSMFGFQRTGDAFWAAADQMARGFVLGATAGRTTLNGEGLQHEDGHSHLIAATNPAVVAYDPAFAFEMAHILENGLHRMYGEDPENIFYYLTVYNEPILQPAEPADVDVEGLLKGIYRYAPAPSVSNSAGGETPRANLLASGTGIQWALKAQQLLAQDWGVAADVWSVTSWTELRRDAVQAEEYNLLHPGSEPKVPYIASKLADAPGPVVAVSDWMRAVPDLIARWVPGDYTSLGTDGFGLSDTRHALRRHFHVDAESITVATLRQLALRGVVPASVPAEAAQKYAINDISAAPVGETGGDS from the coding sequence GTGGCCACGGAACGCAAGCGCCCGGTAATCAGCGACGGCCTGCCGAGCCAGCTTCCGGACATCGACCCTGAAGAAACCAGCGAATGGGTCGAGTCGCTTGACGGAGTGATCGACGAGCGCGGTGCCAAACGCGCCCGCTACGTCATGCTCCGTCTGCTGGAGCGCGCGAGAGAGCGCCAGGTCGGGGTACCGCCGCTGACCACCACCGACTACATCAACACGATCCCCCCGGAGCGCGAGCCCTGGTTCCCCGGCGACGAGCACGTCGAGCGCCGGATCCGGGCGTACATCCGGTGGAACGCGGCGATGCTCGTGCACCGCGCGCAGCGCCCGGAGATCGGCGTCGGCGGACACATCTCGACGTACGCCAGCTCCGCTTCGCTGTACGAGGTGGGCTTCAACCACTTCTTCCGGGGCAAGAACCACCCGGGTGGCGGCGACCACATCTTCTACCAGGGCCACGGCTCCCCCGGTATGTACGCGCGCGCGTACCTGGAGGGACGGCTGTCCGAGCACCAGCTCGACGGGTTCCGGCAGGAGCTGTCGCATCCGGGTGGCGGCCTGCCGTCGTACCCGCACCCGCGGCTGATGCCCGACTTCTGGGAGTTCCCCACCGTCTCCATGGGTCTCGGCGGGATGAACGCCATCTACCAGGCCCGGTTCAACCGGTACCTGCACAACCGTGGCATCAAGGACACGTCCCAGCAGCACGTGTGGGCGTTCCTCGGTGACGGCGAGATGGACGAGCCGGAGTCGCTGGGCGCGATCGGCGTGGCCGCCCGCGAGGAACTCGACAACCTCACCTTCGTGATCAACTGCAACCTCCAGCGGCTGGACGGCCCGGTACGCGGTAACGGCAAGGTCATGCAGGAGCTGGAGTCGTTCTTCCGGGGCGCCGGCTGGAACGTGATCAAGGTCGTCTGGGGCCGGGAGTGGGACCCGCTGCTCGCCGCGGACACCGACGGCGCACTGGTCAACCTGATGAACACCACTCCGGACGGTGACTACCAGACGTACAAGGCCGAGTCCGGCGCGTACGTCCGGGAGCACTTCTTCGGTCGGGACCAGCGCACCCGCAAGCTCGTCGAGCACATGAGCGACGACGAGATCTGGAACCTCAAGCGGGGCGGGCACGACTACCGCAAGCTGTACGCGGCGTACAAGGCGGCCACCGAGCACACCGGCCAGCCGACCGTGATCCTCGCCAAGACCATCAAGGGCTGGACGCTCGGTTCGCACTTCGAGGGCCGCAACGCCACGCACCAGATGAAGAAGCTGACCCTGGACGACCTGAAGTCGTTCCGTGACCGCCTCTACCTGGACATCCCGGACAGCGCGCTGGAGAGCAACCCCTACCTGCCGCCGTACTACCACCCGGGTGAGAAGTCCGAGGAGCTGGCGTACCTGCGCGAGCGTCGGCAGCAGCTCGGCGGTTACCTGCCGTCGCGCCGGACCGAGGGCAAGAAGCTGGCCATCCCCGGCCCGGAGCGGTTCGCCGACGTCAAGCGCGGCTCGGGCAAGCAGAAGATCGCCACCACGATGGCCTTCGTCCGCCTGCTCAAGGACGTGATGAAGGACCGCGAGTTCGGCAAGCGGTGGGTGCCGATCATCCCGGACGAGGCCCGTACGTTCGGTATGGACTCCCTCTTCCCGACCCAGAAGATCTACTCTCCGCACGGGCAGAAGTACACCTCGGTCGACCGGGAGCTGTTCCTGTCCTACAAGGAGTCGACCACCGGGCAGATCCTGCACGAGGGGATCAACGAGGCCGGTTCGGTCGCCTCGTTCACCGCCGCCGGGTCGTCGTACGCCACCCACGACGAGCCGATGATCCCGCTGTACATCTTCTATTCGATGTTCGGCTTCCAGCGCACCGGTGACGCGTTCTGGGCCGCCGCCGACCAGATGGCGCGCGGTTTCGTCCTCGGTGCCACCGCGGGACGGACCACGCTCAACGGTGAGGGCCTCCAGCACGAGGACGGCCACTCGCACCTGATCGCCGCGACCAACCCGGCCGTCGTCGCGTACGACCCGGCGTTCGCGTTCGAGATGGCGCACATCCTGGAGAACGGCCTGCACCGGATGTACGGCGAGGACCCGGAGAACATCTTCTACTACCTCACCGTCTACAACGAGCCGATCCTCCAGCCGGCCGAGCCCGCCGACGTCGACGTGGAGGGGCTGCTCAAGGGCATCTACCGCTACGCACCGGCACCGTCGGTCTCGAACTCCGCGGGCGGCGAGACCCCGCGGGCCAACCTGCTGGCCTCGGGTACGGGCATCCAGTGGGCCCTGAAGGCACAGCAGTTGCTGGCCCAGGACTGGGGTGTGGCCGCCGACGTCTGGTCGGTCACCTCCTGGACCGAGCTGCGCCGGGACGCGGTGCAGGCCGAGGAGTACAACCTGCTCCACCCGGGCAGCGAGCCGAAGGTGCCGTACATCGCCAGCAAGCTCGCCGACGCGCCCGGCCCGGTCGTCGCGGTCAGCGACTGGATGCGGGCCGTGCCGGACCTGATCGCGCGCTGGGTTCCGGGCGACTACACGTCGCTGGGCACCGACGGGTTCGGTCTGTCCGACACCCGGCACGCCCTGCGCCGGCACTTCCACGTGGACGCCGAGTCGATCACCGTGGCGACGCTGCGGCAGCTCGCGCTCCGCGGTGTAGTACCCGCCTCGGTGCCGGCCGAGGCGGCCCAGAAGTACGCGATCAACGACATCTCGGCGGCTCCGGTCGGCGAGACCGGCGGCGACTCCTGA